The sequence below is a genomic window from Paenibacillus silvisoli.
CGGGCCAGCCCCGTCCATCAGCGCGGATTCCTCCAGCTCCTTCGGCATATTGCGGAAATAGTTCATGACGAGTATGACGTTAAACACGGGCAGGCCGCCGCCCAGCACCAAGCCCCAGATGCTGTTGATCATCCCGAGCGACTTCATCGTCAAGTACCATGGCACCAAGCCGCCGTTAAACAGCATTGCGAATACGAGCAGCCACATGATGATATTGCGCGGCCCGAATTCTTTCGCGTTCTTCGACAGCGGATACGCCATCAGCAGAATAACGAAGAAGGAAATAAAGGACCCGTACGCGACCCTCTGCACGGAAATCCAGAATGATTTGAAAAACTGGCCGTCCTTCACGATCGTCTCGTACGAGCCGAACGTAAAGCCTTTCGGCCACAGAAACACCTGCCCGGCCGAAGCCGCCGCTTTATCGCTTAACGATACGGATAACGTATACCAGACCGGCAGCAAACAAAGCAGCATGACCGCCAACAGAATAATGACATTGATGCCGTTGAATAGTTTGGAAATTGCGGAACGCTCGGTAATCATAAAGCCTGTCTTCCTCCTTTCATTAGAAAATGCGGTAATTCGCGAACCGGTACGCCAGCACGTACGAAACCGAAATCAGGAAAAACCCGACGACCGATTTCAACAGCCCTACCGCCGTCGCAAGTCCGTATTGCATATCGATAAGCCCCGCCCGGTACACCCACGTATCGATAATGTCCCCGGTGGAATACACCGTCGGATTGTACAAGTTGAAGATTTGATCGAAGCCCGCGT
It includes:
- a CDS encoding carbohydrate ABC transporter permease gives rise to the protein MITERSAISKLFNGINVIILLAVMLLCLLPVWYTLSVSLSDKAAASAGQVFLWPKGFTFGSYETIVKDGQFFKSFWISVQRVAYGSFISFFVILLMAYPLSKNAKEFGPRNIIMWLLVFAMLFNGGLVPWYLTMKSLGMINSIWGLVLGGGLPVFNVILVMNYFRNMPKELEESALMDGAGPWRILFGIYLPLAMPVLATVLVFTIVYHWNEFFQALVLMNKSVHYPLQSYIRQVAVVIDPTKMDEESVKRMSELSNQTLNAAKIFISMLPLLVIYPFLQKYFVKGITLGSVKG